The Manis pentadactyla isolate mManPen7 chromosome 12, mManPen7.hap1, whole genome shotgun sequence genome contains the following window.
gcaacatattgcccaaacacgtgtagtgagctagccgactaggcccaggggagaatcctggacacaggaacttccattttatccacacttaacatactctttagcgaacatacaataactcagcccaccttagaggtaaggaaggcagtcttaattgatatgctcccacaTGCATCCGAGCAgtgcatttcttgtgttaagctaattttgcagaattacccagaggactgatGAGAAACTTCATGTCTCATCAAAgaaaaacatcttgagaccacttaacaagtccacacccctagccctttgttaCATTCCTgagaaatccttaaaagggggaaccgccaacctttcagtgtgcctctctctctgaggtagcccacactagTGTGTtcctgcccttcaattcttggttgcggcagggacaagaaccgaggaaaagaCACAACGCCCTCCCAGCAGGACTCCCAggccaggggagggatgggggaaggagtccgctgggagggcagggagagaggggtgCCCCAAGCATGGGAACACAGAGCCTGGAGGAAGAACAAGGAGAGAATggcagcagctggggagggaagccacAGAGCCTCAGTGGTAGTGAGGAAGGGACTGTGGGTGCAGACCGAGTAGGGAGGCCTCCGGAATAAAACCCCCTACTGAAATTCCACATGAAACAATTAAGGAAagtcagtcacattaattctctaatgTAATACAAGCATTCTTCTGGGAGATTGATGAAAACTAAAAAAgcccaggagtaacttggcctgaaatgtttgaatatcccccagataggaaggaaaatacctcagcatagcccatgtcttcattgtgtcagttaaatgacactattgtaaaatttactttagcctgctaaaaggcccagcttagtttctttaactttacccagatgctgcttttcttcctctagccctaatcaaACGATTTGCATCCTAGGCAACTCATAATGGCAAGTGAGCCCAGtcacaaacaacatagtaaaatcaggaaagattccatcttcaagataagattgcattttaaaacccaagaagtcaaaaaatgggtttcttaacaTAGCGGACAatgactcagcccaccttgggagcaggacaggcagtcttgattgatatgctcgcaaaccaagaagctgctgttctgggaaagaatccgagcagtaaatttcttgtgttaactctgcaaaataatctggaagactgataagaaattaACTGTCTCTTCAAAAATAAGCATTTGGGGGCCATTTAGCCGGTCTGCATCCctaccctttgtctctcaaccacctgTAAATCCCCTAGACGACGCAGAAACCCAGGGCTGTCTTGAGCCCTCCGGGCAggtgcaagccaggagctctgcctgcctgcttcatctctaaataaaagcctcgcacttgctctcctacctttagTGTTTCCGGAGTTCGTTATtcgactccgtgaacaagaaATCCAGCATTAGCTTCTCTGAGGAGCCCGAAGACGGGGAGTCCCCAGAGCCCCGTGCCTGGGCACAGAGCCGCGCACCTGGTGCCAGAGGGCCGTGCCATCTCCACAGCACACATCGGGTGGGCAGGTGCATTGCAGCCCACAGTCAGGGTGGCCACGCAGCCGTGTGAGCCTGGTGTCCCAGCAGCAGCAGTCCAGGGCCTGGCATGCCCTGGGCACCTGCACACACCGGGGCAGGACGGACTGCTGACCACAGTGACCACCCAGCAGTCCCAGGGCTactgctttgtttctgggcccagaagTTCATCTCTCTagggttgaggctggtgggccgTGCAGGAAGACAGGTCTGACCTGGGCCACCGCCCTGCCAGAGGCCCGTCTGCCCTCCTTCTGCCCAAACCTCCTTCCCTATGTGGCcggggagcctgaggtcatccctgggaccaccgtgcaggcagatggctctgagggtgctgtgggcagggccaggaggaggagggtggcctgggtgtccTGATTTTACCTCCTGTCATCTGGTCACCTGAGGCTGTCAGTAGGGCCCACTTCCGCTTCTCCagtccccagtctggggctccacCTGCAGCATAAGGCCTGGAGACTGTCTCCAGCGTGGAGCCCCCCAAGGGGGTATTTGTGCTGATCCTGCAGCTCTGCTGCAGGCCAgacctcccctcctgggagggtgaacacatcctgagagccctgggAGAGCATTATGGGGAGAATCAAGAGCCAAGTGCCtccgctcagcctccccagcctttTGTCACAGACGTCAGGCCGCTCAGCCAGGATCCAGGAGCGGGATaccaggggcctcacaccagcctggcccGGGGATGGAcggctgaggggcaccatgggggagGACTGGAGACCTGGGAGCTTTGGTGGGTGCTCTGAGGTGTGAAGCATGGAAAAATTGGGCTCAGAGAAAGGCCCCCAAAGGAAGGAGTGCACAtcttggaggtgctttgagaccaagttcaacattttttgaaaaggaatttcttggaatgtgtggggcagctgtgtgtcattaaatgggacagtgctagactgGTGCCTTGCAGCCCTGGGATCTGCTTGGGTTACGACATCTGCAGTGGTGTTGAAGACGTGAAGAGACACCCCGGGGCGTCTATTCAGTAGATTTTGGTGTCTGATCATAACCTATAGGGGTCAGGAAGGAAggtccagtttctgtttgaaccgCCCTCCCCAGTGTTGCCAAAGTGTGCCAGCCTGTGGCTTAGAGCGCCCtgctcttcctgagcaccttacGGGGAGAGGACTGAGGATGGAGGATAACCTGGCGGAGGTCAGGGCCCCCCTGCGTCATAGAGTTTGAGGGCTGGGGGTGCGGTGGGCTGGGGCACACGATGTCTGCAGGaggggcagagctttgagaagaaagagcagtgtggtggCAATCCGTTCATCATTTATTACATTCTGCACAGGGATGACCCCAACCCCCAGGAACCATTAACCTCAGACACAACACCGAGACCACACTGTGCCTGGGGAGGCTATTTCTCAGGGATGAGGGGAGGGAGTTGCACAGGGGCTCCGCTGGGAGCATGTCCCGGGACCCTGCGTCGGCCGGCCGGCCCTGCAGCCTCGGATGCCTCCGCTGGGCACCCAGGGGGCGGTGGTCCCATGCAGCACTGCGCCGTCTCTGTGTCCATCCTGGGAAAGGCTGGCCATGGTGAGGACGGGCCCCAGCTCTTCCTGGACCGTTGTGGCCATGACTCTGTGGCTGATGGCACCCAGGCAGCAGTTGGCGTCACGGTGGGAGGCCACCTACTCAAAGGGGAAAACCCTCCACACGGTGGGGTGGCTCGCCTTTGTCCagcgggccacgagcagagggtAGGACACAGCACGAAGGCGGCCAGGTTGGCAGTGGCTACGTACAGGCCCTTGAGGAGGCAGCGGCAGCGTGGGGAGATGCCGAAGTCGGCCgacggaggaggtgccagagcagctgccccagcagaggctcaggatgagcagcgggaggaggaggagcagcaaacagactggggtcctggggcgccaaGCGCCGCCTGCCCGAaggggaagcagctctcctccacatgcagccaggacaccagcagggccgcgggcccgatgacagcagctacagggccacgcgGGTgagcagaagaggcaggttatcccgggttccccccattatcctgcttccaccccgtccccactgccctctgggctccgggCCCTGTGTGGAGGGTCCTGTCcatcaccagcacccggggggtccctgtcacgggaaggctcctgagcgtcacctactcacagaggaggaggctgggtcccagagggggcggggaaccacccttcagtctgacaggactggtcggccgtggagctgggaccccagccgcaccggtctttaggacgcccccacacccagcatggcccgaagcttccctgaggctgaggaGCGAGCAGCCCACCCCCCTgccgatcgccccagcccagaaactcacctggccctggcccaggACGTTTAAACGTGGGACCTGAGGAACTGTAACAGTCCCTTTCTGCCGGCcctctggcctgggggctccagctggcaggacagcgtgtagctgcaggacacagggacacctgtgagcccctggaggcACATGTCAGGGGTCCCTTCCCCCAGAGCCCaccggcagctgcagcccacgcctgaCTCCGgccagcctcacctctgctcctcgtcCAGGGGCTCCACAGCCTGGACAAAGGACATGAAGTGCTCGTCCCTCTCCAGGTCGTACACCGCGGCCATGTGCTTGTGCACCATGATCTCGTCCTGGAGGGTAgcgacctggggcagaggaaggacaggatgcagacaagggggggtgaggagtggggcactggATGGTGCTGGATCTTTGCTCACACGGGAACCCACTCTCAGGAAAGGTGGGGGACGGAGGGGTGGCCCGGTGCTGAGGTCCAGGCTCACtgggggctctctcctccctaaagctcaccatcctgtccccccgtgcccctctgggctcactcacgtcCTCATTATGCTCCAGGAGTTTCTCTTTAGGCAGGTCAGCAAGAAACAGTCCGAGGTAGGggaccatgccctgtgccaccggggtgaggaggtgatgagtccccgccTGCCCCAGGGgagcccacagagcctcccctgaaccccacaccctcagcctccagctcccttggaccaccctgtgctgcctccccacctcccttcgcccagctctcccctcccgggccctcccagggctggcttttggccaatcccaggacctgtgggccttgcacctgtcctccaacttccccctgtacccagctgctctcgccctcctTCTGGTCACACCAATGCTGGCAGCTCAGGActggtggcaccaggagcaggtgcagggtcGCCCCCACCGCCCGTGACCCGCGGCACgcctctctcaccttcctcttcctctcctcgGGTCCCATGCGGTCCCGCTGCCTTTCCCTCAATACACAGTCCAGCTCCTGCAAGGCCCAGGACACTCGggtgctcatgctcccctcccacgcgGCCTCCCGCAACCAGACCGTGgtggatggatgccttgcccgagccccctggcacctacgctgtccccacctccagcaggctctcagcctagagcgaccccagctccaacacacacaaactcacggGGGTCCTTGGGCCACAGCCGccgccctgagagggtcaggggaggtccctctgcctcccagggtgccctgagcactcactgtcacccggctatcagcacggctcccctcacatgaccagGTGGGCTGGGCACAAAGCTGAAGCGCGTCTTgggctccctggaccctgctcaccagGGAGGCCCACACCCCAGGGTGACGGCAACCCTCCATGTCCACATGAGGAGCCCGAGGTCACAGAGGGGCAGTGACAAgctcaggggtcccaggggagaagCCAACCTTGCTCATccacaggccccacccctgctgccgaccCCAGGCCAGCTCCAGCCCTGACGGGGgcctgtcctctgggtcctcactggatgccaggcccccagtcaagtggagccagggagggagataGACGAGGCCCttggggcctgggggaccctaCTTTCACCATCAGCTTCCCCCTCTCACCCCGCACACCTGGAGTCCTCCCCAAAGTTGTGCCACAGCACGGTAGAAGACTTGCCCcgaggacccctcccttccagacctccagCCCCCATTTACCTTGAGGAGATGCTTCCTGGTAACCCACTTGACCTTCTTTGTCAGGTTTTTATACGTCCTGGTGCTCTtcctaaggggaggggagaggagtagGGAGATACatggccagcaggtggagagtCTTGGGGCCGACCCCTTTTCCTGGAGATCCTAGAAGGTCCACTAGCCtgcaggaggctttccaccacggccctgagccctggggaatctgtggcctggggagagggctctatgtttccacccagggcctccattcccagttctcccaggggcgaatctgctttgggcaaggtcgctgtccttggggcagagacctcttGCTGCAGAACATAAGCTCAAGATCTCCAatgggcttcaacccacacctgacattggAGGAAACTGATTCCTGCAGGGGTACTCCTGTCCTAACTCACAGGGGGCCCCAAGAGCCtgccatccctgtccttaggctctgccgcctcccaggaagtcccagacataggggtgtccctgtccactcaggtaCCCCGGTCCCAGagacaggactacccaccaggaaacatgtTCCCAGGTCCTTTCCAGGCGACCTAAGGCACGACTCTGCAGggccaagagaatggcatggagtGCCGCGAAATTCCTGAGGGCCagacactcctgggagggaagacagagctgagagcgtggcctgcttctctgcttctatccccccatgaactcctgtccttaaggagacggacacccagggagcccagcacgcctggtacctgctgagcagccctcctgggtggaggactgtagctcaacccaaggaaggggccagggatggctgtcccacccctggggcctgcgagtccaggtccacacatccctggcaggaggggcccagggacggtgCAGGGCAGACCGTAGGAACCCATCCTGAGAGCTGGCCAAGGAGGGGAGCAGGTACCAGGATGCCAAGATGGACCCGGGGGGCTGTCCCATGACTCACCTTGGCAACCCGGATCCAGAATTCCACCACTCGGGCCCTATCCTGGGCTGTCATGCTTGGCGTcctgaggcaggtggtggtgaccaactCAACCAAGGTGTCAAATTCCCTCAGGACCCTATGCATGGTGGGGGCCAGGTGCTCAATGTCTCCCGTCTGTGACTGCTTCTGTAGGTAGGCCTTGCATTCAGAATAGTTTATCCTGCTGTACAGCGTCTGTGGatcagaagggagggagggtcatccagctgtgcccctggtgcccccgtgcccaggcaGGGTCACCGGTCAGACCTGGAGCCCAGGCAGGTGGGGACGTGCTGTGAGCCTCGTGGCCGTCCAGGCCTCGGACACCGTCCAAGGAGGCGCCGAGGACTGGATGCACAGTACCCCGCAGTCGTGGGGAGCGGAGGGGCTCTGCTCgtaggcaccctcactcacctcctccctgccgccCAAGGCAGCTCACGCTTGCccatcctggggcatctgcctcccattctgccaccccgtgggTCCCGCTgcccactcaggtgcagtttcaccctaaacaactccacccagggcctttgttggtgtctgtgtctcccacgcagTCAGATCCATGGCAGCGGCCTCTGAAGTGCAGAGGCCATGGAAGCCTGCCAGGCCAATGGCCCgaggacctaaggccctggcagcacctccctgagcacccctcccagcccaccaGGCCCTGCCCCCTTTCCCTCCGCTCCAAATCATTGGTCTGCAAGGACCCCTAAgtgccagccctactgtccccctgtAGTCAGtgagggcttgggggtgaggagagtctctcGTGGCACATGGTGAGTCCGGGGGGAAGTTGGAACGTGGGCCGagatcacaggagtccacgtcaggggcaGGAGGTCGGCGGCAGACCGTGACACAGGGCAGGCCCACCCCCGACCCTGAGAGCCCGCTCCGCTCACCGCAAAGGccagggtcagctgctcggccaccaggcgGGAGGGAAACACCAGGATGGTCCACTCCTCCTTTCTTGTCACATCCCAGGTGCTCGCAGCACAGGGGTGGGCAGGCTCCGGGCCCGGGTATGGCTCTACTAGGACCGGTGCCATTCCTGCAGATGCCATGGGCCCCGAGCCCGacggctcatggggctccagctccggGACAAGGTCCATGTCTGAGGTCACTGCTTGGACATCCTccagctctgcaggggctgaatcAGGTGACACCGGCCGTAGCTTCGGCACACGGGTCTCATAGGGCCTCTGGACGAGCTTTATCCGCGGAGTCGGCCTTCGCCGTCTCTGTGGGGCCAGCTgcctctgccgtgggtctggagcaggacacagagaaagggtcaccccggggctgattccccgcaccttacaatgacagaag
Protein-coding sequences here:
- the LOC130680042 gene encoding ral guanine nucleotide dissociation stimulator-like isoform X1, which translates into the protein MGSQDRHAGPGRGRDRCLDRQRSAQRPGPHKGGPGGQCGWKDQASHSATPRPYSSPVEIKLNHYIEKQGREVHVINGGRRSFPEKGQVLHHLVQEEHLGPTVAVLEDPRQRQLAPETRGGPASWLEPIQELPETPVLEIRPVTPASAPAELEDVPAVASASEPGPELEPYEHTAEPNSPKMGQASRLRFWDLEEVLRFIYTSECIPTCEGQVLHRLVQEEHLGPTVAVLEDPRQMQLAPETQGGPASWLEPVQELPETPVLERRPVSPASAPAVASAPLAGPELEPHEPTAEPSRPYPSRRMGRARHVTWQDEQLGPTVSELEDPRQRQLAPQRRRRPTPRIKLVQRPYETRVPKLRPVSPDSAPAELEDVQAVTSDMDLVPELEPHEPSGSGPMASAGMAPVLVEPYPGPEPAHPCAASTWDVTRKEEWTILVFPSRLVAEQLTLAFATLYSRINYSECKAYLQKQSQTGDIEHLAPTMHRVLREFDTLVELVTTTCLRTPSMTAQDRARVVEFWIRVAKECLALRNFAALHAILLALQSRALGRLERTWEHVSWKSTRTYKNLTKKVKWVTRKHLLKELDCVLRERQRDRMGPEERKRKGMVPYLGLFLADLPKEKLLEHNEDVATLQDEIMVHKHMAAVYDLERDEHFMSFVQAVEPLDEEQSYTLSCQLEPPGQRAGRKGLLQFLRSHV
- the LOC130680042 gene encoding ral guanine nucleotide dissociation stimulator-like isoform X2, translating into MSRVPQMDVCMQTRRTAWEERAPNTSRSTPEDADQPTTDQRLPRPYSSPVEIKLNHYIEKQGREVHVINGGRRSFPEKGQVLHHLVQEEHLGPTVAVLEDPRQRQLAPETRGGPASWLEPIQELPETPVLEIRPVTPASAPAELEDVPAVASASEPGPELEPYEHTAEPNSPKMGQASRLRFWDLEEVLRFIYTSECIPTCEGQVLHRLVQEEHLGPTVAVLEDPRQMQLAPETQGGPASWLEPVQELPETPVLERRPVSPASAPAVASAPLAGPELEPHEPTAEPSRPYPSRRMGRARHVTWQDEQLGPTVSELEDPRQRQLAPQRRRRPTPRIKLVQRPYETRVPKLRPVSPDSAPAELEDVQAVTSDMDLVPELEPHEPSGSGPMASAGMAPVLVEPYPGPEPAHPCAASTWDVTRKEEWTILVFPSRLVAEQLTLAFATLYSRINYSECKAYLQKQSQTGDIEHLAPTMHRVLREFDTLVELVTTTCLRTPSMTAQDRARVVEFWIRVAKECLALRNFAALHAILLALQSRALGRLERTWEHVSWKSTRTYKNLTKKVKWVTRKHLLKELDCVLRERQRDRMGPEERKRKGMVPYLGLFLADLPKEKLLEHNEDVATLQDEIMVHKHMAAVYDLERDEHFMSFVQAVEPLDEEQSYTLSCQLEPPGQRAGRKGLLQFLRSHV